The Nitrospiraceae bacterium genome window below encodes:
- a CDS encoding alginate export family protein — protein MRRCLTQWLFLGLLISSSLWTVLLRYSTAAAETQGTNTPAGPTIPWFLSPGPNHALTLEKPVLAEPSSPFDLRQIWIRADLRVRPEWRNGACFGGGPPVSGVCNGLDESGSGTTARSGPAASDFYIQQWMRVGLGYDPTPNLTFFVELQDSATWGGNGDPLKGNDAGTPPCATQRPGLCRLGLRTGYLLLRNLAGIEGLSTKLGRQYLVFGNQRLFGHFDWANTGYSHDGVLLSYAGQHVDSKIGWFRHAETDLGQGDPGGSLSPNVLPCEASGVSCGSAPDRRSDDAGRDVDMVLLYNQVRSLPGLVLEPYYVFYSNRLPEQANPGSYLPKSSNQLRHMVGLRTEWRRGNWDLTQEAAYQFGRMADGLGFDDRRNLNINAWASGTWIGYTWYDLDWKPRVAFGFDYASGDGDSNCVTPSGGQARSCGGNANTFENFFPTNFLHVGFMLNGAWRNTLQAQINIQFRPSTRDHIELWALRKCLASARDNWYRGSQSPLIFSRADNVETHVGDEIDFAWTRMFADGKVSFTAMVGHFFPGPYVFHQLGRGSDQDWGILQLWTNF, from the coding sequence ATGCGACGATGCCTCACACAATGGCTTTTCCTCGGGCTGCTGATCTCATCGTCGCTCTGGACCGTTCTGCTCCGGTACTCCACGGCGGCAGCCGAGACACAAGGGACAAACACCCCAGCGGGGCCGACAATCCCCTGGTTCCTGTCGCCTGGCCCAAACCACGCATTGACGCTGGAGAAACCGGTCCTCGCAGAGCCTTCATCGCCCTTCGACCTGAGACAAATCTGGATACGCGCCGATCTCCGCGTACGGCCGGAATGGCGCAACGGCGCCTGCTTCGGCGGAGGGCCGCCGGTCTCCGGGGTCTGCAACGGGCTCGATGAATCGGGAAGCGGCACGACGGCCCGTTCCGGCCCCGCTGCCAGTGACTTCTACATCCAGCAATGGATGCGAGTGGGACTGGGATACGATCCCACCCCGAACCTTACCTTCTTCGTTGAGTTGCAGGACAGCGCCACATGGGGCGGGAACGGCGACCCGCTGAAGGGAAATGACGCAGGGACACCCCCATGCGCAACACAACGCCCCGGACTCTGTCGGTTGGGTCTGAGAACCGGATATCTGCTGCTGCGCAACCTCGCTGGAATCGAGGGACTAAGCACCAAGCTCGGCCGACAGTATCTCGTGTTCGGCAATCAACGGTTGTTCGGCCATTTCGACTGGGCCAACACCGGCTACTCGCACGATGGGGTCCTGCTGAGTTATGCAGGGCAGCATGTCGACAGTAAGATTGGATGGTTCCGACATGCTGAAACCGACCTGGGACAAGGCGATCCTGGCGGAAGTCTTTCGCCGAACGTCCTGCCATGCGAGGCGAGCGGAGTCTCATGCGGTTCGGCGCCAGACAGACGTTCAGACGATGCCGGACGCGATGTGGACATGGTCCTCCTCTACAATCAAGTCCGTTCCCTGCCTGGGCTCGTACTAGAACCATACTACGTGTTCTATTCGAATCGCTTGCCCGAGCAGGCCAATCCCGGCTCATACCTTCCGAAATCATCCAATCAACTGCGGCACATGGTAGGACTGCGGACGGAATGGCGCCGCGGAAACTGGGACCTCACCCAGGAGGCAGCCTATCAATTCGGTCGCATGGCCGATGGATTGGGATTTGATGACCGGCGTAATCTGAACATCAACGCTTGGGCCTCCGGCACCTGGATAGGCTATACCTGGTACGACCTCGACTGGAAACCTCGTGTCGCATTCGGTTTCGATTATGCGTCGGGCGACGGCGACAGCAACTGCGTGACACCGTCCGGCGGACAGGCCCGCTCCTGCGGCGGCAATGCCAATACCTTCGAAAACTTTTTCCCCACGAACTTTCTCCATGTGGGATTCATGCTCAACGGCGCCTGGCGAAACACCCTCCAGGCGCAGATCAATATACAATTTCGGCCGAGCACCCGCGATCACATCGAGCTCTGGGCCCTCCGCAAGTGCTTGGCAAGCGCGCGGGACAATTGGTACCGTGGCAGTCAATCCCCGCTGATCTTCTCACGCGCCGACAACGTCGAAACCCATGTCGGCGATGAGATTGATTTTGCCTGGACCCGGATGTTTGCCGACGGCAAAGTCTCGTTCACGGCAATGGTCGGGCACTTTTTTCCCGGTCCCTACGTGTTTCATCAGTTGGGCCGTGGATCCGATCAAGATTGGGGCATCCTGCAACTCTGGACGAATTTTTAG
- a CDS encoding sigma 54-interacting transcriptional regulator: MQRANLNLETLLEVTNILNSQRDLESLWQVIADQIQNVIPWDRAGLTLYDQDRDAFRFYAVVTHMASPALTQDAVIPRNGSAVGWVYSHRRLHIRPNLQREQVFFEDRYYVQEGLERMINLPLLVREHCLGTLNIGSTQPGTLDADDVKFLQQVATQIAYAIDHVRAYQQIKQLSDELRRENEYLAEQVKSTRNLDFVIGESPAFRKVLDLAKAVAPTTTTVLLLGDTGTGKEVLAEAIHNMSPRHKKPFIRVNCAALPSGLIESELFGHERGAFTGADQRRPGRFELADGGTLFLDEVGEMPLETQAKLLRVLQDGQVDRVGSIKPLPVDVRLVAATNNDLQAAITTGNFRQDLFYRLHIFPIGLPALRDRREDIPRLASYFLTKIGAKLKRPPLHFDTKSMSRLMEYGWPGNVRELQNVIERAVILSQTSQISVDEILLPAHRPAPPPCPMLDLENLERDHIARVLEQTGWRIYGSQGAAQLLGLNPETLRSRLRKLGLRRPARQA; the protein is encoded by the coding sequence ATGCAACGCGCCAACCTTAACCTCGAAACGCTCCTCGAAGTCACCAATATCCTCAACTCCCAGCGGGATTTGGAGAGTTTATGGCAAGTCATCGCCGACCAAATCCAAAATGTGATTCCTTGGGATCGAGCCGGGCTGACGCTTTACGATCAGGATCGTGACGCCTTCCGCTTTTATGCCGTCGTGACCCACATGGCTTCTCCCGCACTGACGCAGGATGCCGTGATCCCGCGGAACGGCAGCGCGGTCGGCTGGGTCTACAGCCATCGCCGTCTTCACATCAGACCGAATCTTCAACGGGAACAGGTGTTCTTCGAAGACCGCTACTACGTGCAAGAGGGACTCGAGCGAATGATCAATCTCCCCCTCCTGGTCCGTGAACATTGCCTCGGCACGCTCAACATCGGCAGCACCCAACCGGGGACGCTCGATGCCGACGACGTCAAGTTCCTGCAACAGGTGGCCACTCAAATCGCCTATGCCATCGACCACGTTCGGGCCTACCAACAAATCAAGCAACTGAGCGACGAGCTGCGACGAGAAAACGAGTACCTGGCAGAACAGGTCAAGTCGACGCGTAACCTCGATTTCGTCATCGGCGAATCCCCGGCGTTCCGCAAAGTGCTGGACCTCGCAAAAGCGGTGGCCCCGACCACCACCACAGTTCTACTGCTCGGTGACACCGGAACAGGCAAGGAAGTGCTGGCGGAAGCGATCCACAATATGAGCCCCCGGCACAAGAAGCCCTTCATTCGGGTGAATTGCGCCGCACTACCGTCAGGCTTGATTGAAAGCGAATTGTTCGGACATGAACGGGGGGCCTTCACCGGCGCTGACCAACGCAGACCGGGCAGATTCGAACTGGCGGACGGCGGAACGCTGTTCTTGGATGAGGTCGGAGAGATGCCGCTGGAGACCCAGGCCAAGTTACTACGGGTGCTCCAGGACGGCCAGGTAGACCGCGTGGGAAGCATAAAACCGCTCCCGGTCGACGTTCGCTTGGTCGCCGCTACCAACAATGACCTGCAGGCCGCCATCACAACGGGAAACTTCCGCCAGGATCTGTTCTATCGCCTGCACATATTCCCAATCGGCTTGCCCGCCCTGCGAGACCGGCGTGAAGACATTCCACGGTTAGCCTCATACTTTCTGACCAAAATCGGGGCCAAGCTGAAGCGTCCCCCTCTCCATTTTGACACCAAGTCTATGAGCAGACTGATGGAGTACGGCTGGCCGGGGAACGTCCGGGAACTCCAAAACGTGATCGAACGGGCTGTAATCCTCTCCCAAACCTCACAGATTAGCGTGGATGAGATCCTGCTCCCGGCCCACCGGCCCGCCCCGCCTCCTTGTCCAATGTTAGACCTGGAGAA